A stretch of Falco rusticolus isolate bFalRus1 chromosome 2, bFalRus1.pri, whole genome shotgun sequence DNA encodes these proteins:
- the ATP5PO gene encoding ATP synthase subunit O, mitochondrial: MAAAAGLSLKVRQLSTSAARPLSKLVKPPIQVYGLEGRYATALYSAASKQKKLEQVEKELSRVWTLLKDPKLSSVVMNPHTKSTVKQKAVNDAIAKEKMSPIIVNLMNLLAENGRLRYTPEIVSAFGKIMSAYRGEVLCTVTTAQPLDDASLTELKSALNGFLAKGEVLKLEAKIDPSILGGMIVNIGEKYVDMSTRSKIQKLTKIMKETI, translated from the exons atggcggcggcggcggggctctCCCTGAAG GTGCGGCAGCTCAGCACGTCGGCGGCGAGGCCGCTCTCCAAACTGGTCAAG CCCCCGATCCAGGTGTACGGGCTGGAGGGGCGCTACGCCACCGCGCTGTACTCGGCCGCCAGCAAGCAGAAgaagctggagcaggtggagaAGGAGCTGAGCCGAGTGTGG ACCCTCTTGAAGGACCCCAAGCTATCCAGTGTTGTTATGAACCCTCACACCAAGAGCACAGTTAAACAAAAAGCTGTGAACGATGCCATAGCGAAAGAGAAGATGTCCCCTATTATTGTCAACCTGATGA ATTTGCTTGCTGAAAACGGTCGCTTGCGTTACACGCCAGAGATTGTTTCTGCGTTTGGAAAGATCATGAGCGCATACCGTGGAGAAGTGCTGTGCACAGTCACCACTGCACAG CCCTTGGATGACGCCAGCCTTACTGAGCTAAAAAGTGCTCTGAATGGATTCTTGGCTAAGGGCGAGGTCTTGAAGCTGGAAGCCAAG ATTGATCCGTCGATCCTTGGTGGCATGATTGTCAATATTGGGGAGAAGTACGTGGACATGTCAACAAGGTCAAAGATCCAGAAACTCACCAAAATCATGAAAGAGACTATCTAG